The following are encoded together in the Actinobacillus lignieresii genome:
- a CDS encoding RidA family protein has product MIQRIDVSKRFSEVAIYNGVAYLAGQVPTDDSQDAYQQTKQVLAEIDKCLAKANTDKSKILIATVYLANMAYYDEMNRAWDEWAAENNAPPRAAVEARLANPNWKVEIVVTAAI; this is encoded by the coding sequence ATGATTCAACGTATTGATGTCAGTAAACGTTTCTCTGAAGTCGCGATTTATAACGGCGTGGCTTATCTTGCAGGCCAAGTGCCGACGGACGATAGCCAAGACGCTTATCAACAAACCAAACAAGTATTGGCGGAAATTGATAAATGCTTAGCTAAAGCCAATACCGATAAAAGTAAGATCTTAATAGCGACCGTCTATCTTGCGAATATGGCTTATTATGATGAAATGAACCGTGCTTGGGACGAATGGGCAGCGGAAAATAATGCGCCGCCACGTGCTGCGGTGGAAGCAAGACTGGCAAATCCGAATTGGAAGGTTGAAATTGTCGTTACTGCAGCCATTTAA
- a CDS encoding branched-chain amino acid aminotransferase codes for MALKDLDWANLGFSYIKTDYRFIAHWKDGKWDEGQLTTDNTLHIHEGSTALHYGQQCFEGLKAYRCKDGSINLFRPEENAKRMQGTARRLLMAEVPTELFVRACKEVVKANQDWLGPYGSGATLYLRPFLIGVGDNIGVKAAPEYIFSVFCCPVGAYFKGGLAPSNFITTDYDRAAPVGTGGVKVGGNYAASLLPHELAVQQGTATRKFADAIYLDPKTHTKIEEVGAANFFGITKDNKFITPASESILPSITKYSLLHIAKERLGMETIEGDVYIDQLDQFAEAGACGTAAVITPVGGIQHKDNFHVFYSETEVGPVTKRLYAELTGIQFGDVEAPEGWIVKVE; via the coding sequence ATGGCTTTAAAAGATTTAGACTGGGCCAATTTAGGCTTCTCATATATCAAAACGGATTATCGCTTCATCGCACACTGGAAAGACGGTAAATGGGACGAAGGTCAATTAACCACGGATAACACTCTCCATATTCACGAAGGTTCCACCGCACTTCACTACGGTCAACAATGTTTCGAAGGCTTAAAAGCTTATCGCTGCAAAGACGGTTCTATTAACTTATTCCGCCCTGAAGAGAATGCAAAACGTATGCAAGGTACTGCTCGCCGTTTATTAATGGCGGAAGTACCAACCGAATTATTTGTGCGTGCTTGTAAAGAAGTGGTGAAAGCAAACCAAGATTGGTTAGGCCCGTACGGCTCGGGGGCAACGCTTTACTTACGTCCGTTCTTAATCGGCGTGGGTGATAACATCGGTGTGAAAGCGGCGCCGGAATACATTTTCTCGGTATTCTGCTGTCCGGTCGGTGCGTATTTCAAAGGCGGTTTAGCTCCGTCCAACTTCATCACAACCGACTATGACCGTGCCGCACCGGTTGGAACCGGCGGTGTTAAAGTCGGCGGTAACTATGCGGCAAGTTTGTTACCGCACGAATTAGCCGTACAACAAGGTACGGCAACCCGTAAATTTGCCGATGCGATCTACCTTGATCCGAAAACACACACCAAAATTGAAGAAGTGGGTGCGGCAAACTTCTTTGGTATTACCAAAGATAATAAATTTATTACCCCTGCGTCAGAATCAATCTTACCAAGTATTACCAAATACTCGTTATTACATATTGCTAAAGAACGTTTAGGTATGGAAACAATTGAAGGTGACGTATATATCGATCAATTAGATCAATTCGCTGAAGCCGGCGCTTGCGGTACAGCGGCGGTAATTACACCGGTCGGCGGTATTCAACATAAAGATAACTTCCACGTATTCTATTCGGAAACGGAAGTCGGCCCGGTAACAAAACGCCTATATGCGGAACTTACCGGTATCCAATTCGGTGATGTCGAAGCGCCGGAAGGCTGGATTGTTAAAGTAGAATAA
- the grxD gene encoding Grx4 family monothiol glutaredoxin, with amino-acid sequence METIDTIEKIKKQIGENPILLYMKGSPKFPSCGFSARAVEAVINCQVPFGYVDILTNPDIRAELPKFANWPTFPQLWVEGELVGGCDIVLEMFQKGELQTLLKEVAAKHA; translated from the coding sequence ATGGAAACTATCGATACTATTGAAAAAATCAAAAAACAAATCGGCGAAAATCCAATTCTACTTTATATGAAAGGTTCGCCGAAATTCCCTTCATGCGGTTTCTCCGCTCGTGCGGTAGAAGCGGTAATCAACTGCCAAGTGCCGTTCGGTTATGTAGATATTTTAACTAATCCGGATATTCGTGCCGAGTTACCGAAATTCGCAAACTGGCCGACTTTCCCACAATTATGGGTGGAAGGCGAATTAGTCGGCGGTTGCGACATCGTGTTAGAAATGTTCCAAAAAGGCGAATTACAAACCTTATTAAAAGAAGTGGCTGCAAAACACGCTTAA
- the recR gene encoding recombination mediator RecR, which yields MQISPLLENLMEALRALPGVGPKSAQRMAYHLLQRNRSGGINLSKALNEAMTHIGHCRSCRTFTEEDECNICKNPRRQMSGQLCVVEMPEDIQAIEQTGQFSGRYFVLMGHLSPLDGIGPREIGLDLLQSRLENESFHEVILATNPTIEGDATANYIAEMCRIHNVKVTRIAHGIPVGGSLEMVDGTTLSHSFAGRRDISL from the coding sequence ATGCAAATTAGCCCTTTACTCGAAAATCTGATGGAAGCCCTACGTGCATTACCCGGCGTCGGTCCGAAATCCGCACAACGTATGGCGTATCATTTATTGCAACGCAATCGTTCCGGCGGTATCAATTTATCCAAAGCCTTAAATGAAGCGATGACGCATATCGGTCATTGCCGTTCTTGCCGTACTTTTACCGAAGAAGACGAATGCAATATTTGTAAAAATCCTCGTCGCCAAATGAGCGGTCAGCTTTGCGTAGTAGAAATGCCGGAAGATATTCAAGCAATTGAGCAAACCGGACAGTTTTCGGGACGCTACTTTGTATTGATGGGGCATCTTTCGCCGCTTGACGGCATCGGCCCGAGAGAAATCGGCTTAGATTTGTTACAAAGTCGTTTAGAAAACGAATCTTTTCACGAAGTTATTCTTGCCACCAATCCGACCATTGAAGGCGATGCAACCGCCAACTACATTGCGGAAATGTGCCGTATTCACAATGTGAAAGTGACTCGGATTGCGCATGGGATTCCGGTCGGCGGTTCATTAGAAATGGTGGACGGTACGACCCTTTCCCACTCTTTTGCCGGCAGACGAGATATTTCGTTATAA
- a CDS encoding YbaB/EbfC family nucleoid-associated protein: MFGKGGLGGLMKQAQQMQERMQKMQEEIAQLEVTGESVAGLVKVTINGAHNCRRIEIDPSLMEDDKEMVEDLVAAAFNDAVRRAEEMQKEKMASVTAGMQLPPGMKFPF; this comes from the coding sequence ATGTTTGGAAAAGGCGGCTTAGGCGGTTTAATGAAACAAGCTCAGCAAATGCAAGAGCGTATGCAGAAAATGCAAGAAGAAATCGCACAGCTTGAAGTCACCGGCGAATCCGTTGCGGGTTTAGTTAAAGTAACGATCAATGGCGCACATAATTGCCGTCGTATCGAAATCGATCCGTCATTAATGGAAGACGATAAAGAGATGGTGGAAGATTTAGTCGCCGCCGCATTCAATGATGCCGTTCGCCGTGCGGAAGAAATGCAAAAAGAAAAAATGGCAAGCGTGACCGCCGGTATGCAATTACCACCGGGTATGAAATTCCCATTCTAA
- a CDS encoding energy transducer TonB family protein: protein MKKKHSRIGLTGSILIHTAIFGGLASMVTHSHSDDLPQEETMSMELVAALLEQPQVAVAQEEPVPPEPEKVEVEPEPEPEAEAIPEPKPQPKPKEKPKEKPKEKPKPKEPPKPKEKEKPKKEKVKDKPIKALEKGPEAKQGIVAKAIPNAVQGTQLRAGIPNGKPEGNPNGLSANGSQNGAVGGSGSGASGSEIGAYKAALQRALQRRANNAYPTREKMMRKTGVVTIGFTISSSGELINVKVLNSSGNGNLDNAAVKAAQSTKVSPPPAGFPSNVTVPVKFSIE from the coding sequence ATGAAGAAAAAACATTCTCGTATCGGTTTAACCGGCTCCATTCTTATTCATACCGCTATTTTCGGCGGTTTAGCCTCTATGGTAACCCATTCTCATTCCGATGATTTACCCCAAGAAGAAACGATGTCTATGGAGTTAGTCGCCGCACTTTTGGAACAACCTCAAGTTGCCGTCGCACAAGAAGAGCCAGTACCGCCGGAGCCGGAAAAAGTCGAAGTCGAGCCGGAACCGGAGCCTGAAGCGGAAGCTATTCCAGAACCTAAACCTCAGCCTAAGCCGAAAGAAAAACCGAAGGAAAAACCTAAGGAAAAACCAAAACCGAAAGAACCGCCAAAGCCTAAAGAAAAAGAAAAACCTAAAAAAGAGAAAGTAAAAGATAAACCGATTAAGGCGTTAGAAAAAGGTCCTGAAGCAAAACAAGGTATTGTCGCCAAAGCGATTCCTAATGCGGTACAAGGCACTCAATTACGTGCAGGTATTCCAAACGGTAAACCGGAAGGTAATCCGAACGGTCTTTCCGCCAACGGTTCACAAAACGGTGCGGTAGGCGGTAGTGGTAGCGGAGCTTCCGGAAGTGAAATCGGTGCGTATAAAGCGGCATTACAACGTGCATTACAACGCCGAGCCAATAACGCTTATCCGACTCGAGAAAAAATGATGCGTAAAACGGGCGTGGTTACTATCGGTTTTACCATATCCTCTTCCGGCGAGTTAATCAATGTCAAAGTGTTAAACAGTTCCGGTAACGGTAATCTTGATAATGCGGCGGTCAAAGCGGCACAAAGCACGAAAGTTTCACCGCCGCCGGCGGGATTCCCGAGTAATGTGACCGTTCCGGTGAAATTCTCAATTGAATAA
- the exbD gene encoding TonB system transport protein ExbD: MKKFDEINIIPFIDIMLVLLAIVLVTASFISQGKIPVNIPKATTTQAMKADELAKLLTITENNEFYFNDQPITKEALTSEIATWDKTQKVTLKVDGAVAFEKFVELTDVLSANEIKNVAIVTKKDTSKK; encoded by the coding sequence ATGAAAAAATTTGACGAAATTAATATTATTCCCTTTATCGACATTATGTTGGTATTGCTGGCTATCGTGTTGGTAACCGCTTCATTTATTTCTCAAGGAAAAATTCCGGTTAATATTCCGAAAGCGACCACAACTCAAGCGATGAAAGCGGACGAATTGGCAAAACTTCTGACGATTACCGAAAACAACGAGTTTTATTTCAACGATCAGCCGATTACCAAAGAAGCACTCACGAGCGAGATTGCAACTTGGGATAAAACTCAAAAAGTAACCTTAAAAGTGGACGGTGCGGTAGCCTTTGAAAAATTTGTCGAACTGACTGATGTTCTCTCTGCGAATGAAATTAAGAATGTCGCTATCGTGACCAAAAAAGATACCTCGAAGAAATAG
- the exbB gene encoding TonB-system energizer ExbB: MEQMLELLQGHVDYIILGLLLLMSVVLVWKIIERVLFYKQLDVTKYDTLQDLEIDTTRNLTTISTIGANAPYIGLLGTVLGILLTFYHLGHSGGDIDAASIMVHLSLALKATAAGILVAIPAMMFYSGFNRKVDESKLKWQAIQARKANQ, translated from the coding sequence ATGGAACAAATGCTTGAACTTTTACAAGGCCATGTTGATTATATTATTTTAGGCTTATTACTATTAATGAGTGTTGTGTTGGTATGGAAAATTATTGAACGCGTACTTTTCTACAAACAATTGGATGTGACCAAATATGACACGCTACAAGATTTGGAAATTGATACCACTCGCAATTTAACCACCATTTCCACTATCGGTGCCAACGCCCCTTATATCGGTTTATTAGGAACCGTATTAGGGATCTTACTTACCTTCTACCATTTAGGTCATTCCGGCGGTGATATTGACGCTGCATCTATTATGGTTCACCTTTCGCTTGCATTAAAAGCAACCGCAGCCGGTATCTTAGTCGCTATTCCGGCAATGATGTTCTATAGCGGTTTTAACCGTAAAGTGGATGAAAGCAAACTTAAATGGCAAGCGATTCAAGCTCGTAAAGCCAATCAATAA
- the glpE gene encoding thiosulfate sulfurtransferase GlpE, which yields MSETFTEISPQQAWELIENEGATLVDIRDGRRYAYSHPQDAFHLTNESYGRFLDEVDYEEPVIVMCYHGVSSRNTAQFLVEQGFERIYSVKGGFDGWERSGLPIETAY from the coding sequence ATGAGTGAAACATTTACTGAAATTAGCCCGCAACAAGCATGGGAATTAATCGAAAACGAAGGCGCGACTTTAGTCGATATTCGTGATGGACGTCGTTACGCCTACAGTCATCCGCAAGATGCCTTTCATTTAACCAACGAAAGTTACGGACGTTTTTTAGATGAAGTGGATTATGAAGAACCGGTTATCGTCATGTGTTATCATGGTGTAAGTAGTCGCAATACCGCACAATTTTTAGTCGAGCAAGGTTTTGAACGTATCTATAGTGTGAAAGGCGGCTTTGACGGCTGGGAACGAAGCGGTTTACCGATTGAAACGGCGTACTGA
- a CDS encoding co-chaperone YbbN: protein MNYFVNVTESNFSEVWNAAAQVPVVFNFISMREVASLEMDSLLRRLADENPAQFLLATVNCDEQQALAAQFRIQTIPTMYLFAGGQPVDMIQGAISEQEMRVRLANILPKEEELKFNQALELLQDQRYEEALPLLKSAWEMTDKKNSDFALLYAETFIVMKKVEEAREILKQIPIQDRDSRWNGLQAQIELLEQANESPELQQLQADYANSKTPEIAIRLANQLHQAHKNEEALALLFDWLKADLNSANGEVKSQFLAILSALGNDPVVPKFRRQLYSLLY from the coding sequence ATGAATTATTTTGTTAATGTCACCGAAAGTAATTTTAGTGAAGTGTGGAACGCAGCGGCACAAGTACCGGTCGTGTTTAATTTTATCTCTATGAGAGAAGTGGCTTCACTGGAAATGGATTCATTATTGCGCCGTTTAGCCGATGAAAATCCGGCGCAATTTTTATTAGCTACGGTAAATTGTGACGAACAGCAAGCATTGGCGGCCCAATTTAGAATTCAAACGATTCCGACCATGTATCTTTTTGCTGGCGGGCAACCGGTTGATATGATTCAAGGGGCGATTTCCGAGCAAGAAATGCGAGTGCGTTTAGCTAATATTTTGCCGAAAGAAGAAGAGCTTAAATTCAATCAAGCTTTAGAATTACTGCAAGATCAGCGTTATGAAGAGGCGTTACCGTTACTCAAATCGGCTTGGGAAATGACCGATAAGAAAAATAGTGATTTCGCTTTGCTGTATGCGGAAACCTTTATCGTGATGAAGAAAGTGGAAGAAGCTCGAGAAATCTTAAAGCAAATTCCGATTCAAGATCGTGATAGTCGCTGGAACGGTTTGCAAGCGCAGATTGAATTATTAGAACAAGCGAACGAATCGCCTGAACTACAGCAATTGCAAGCGGATTATGCAAATAGCAAAACGCCGGAAATTGCGATTCGTTTAGCAAATCAGTTACATCAAGCACATAAAAATGAAGAGGCGTTAGCACTACTATTTGATTGGTTAAAAGCTGATTTAAATAGTGCAAACGGCGAAGTGAAAAGTCAATTTTTAGCGATTCTTTCCGCTTTGGGTAATGATCCTGTTGTGCCGAAATTTAGACGTCAGCTTTATTCATTGCTCTATTAA
- the dhaM gene encoding dihydroxyacetone kinase phosphoryl donor subunit DhaM, which translates to MVNLVIVSHSKQLGEGVAEITRQMAQGSCKIAVAAGIDDPDNPIGTDAVKIMNAIEDVFSEDGVVIFVDLGSAILSAETAIDLLEPEKAEKVVISYAPLVEGAFAAAVAAAGGDDLASVLQEANEAAALKQQQAV; encoded by the coding sequence ATGGTTAATTTAGTGATTGTTTCGCATAGTAAACAGCTTGGAGAAGGCGTAGCAGAAATCACTCGCCAAATGGCACAAGGTTCGTGCAAAATCGCAGTCGCAGCCGGTATCGATGATCCGGATAATCCGATTGGTACGGATGCAGTAAAAATTATGAATGCAATTGAAGACGTATTCAGCGAAGACGGTGTGGTGATCTTTGTCGATCTCGGTAGTGCGATTTTAAGTGCGGAAACCGCAATTGACTTACTTGAGCCTGAAAAGGCAGAAAAAGTAGTAATTAGCTATGCGCCGTTGGTTGAAGGCGCATTCGCCGCAGCAGTCGCCGCCGCCGGAGGCGATGATTTAGCTTCGGTATTACAAGAAGCAAATGAAGCGGCTGCATTAAAGCAGCAACAAGCGGTCTAA
- the dhaL gene encoding dihydroxyacetone kinase subunit DhaL: MAISKQQILQWLENCNQVMTEQRDFLTQLDTEIGDGDHGLNMQRGFSKALEKVATVSDKDIGTILKTVGMTLLSQVGGASGPLYGTLFIKGSQVANGKEQLTFEELVSVFKAGVEGIVARGRAEPGDKTLCDVWLPLLDELAQADHSQPEGVLLNQAVEKAENFAKATVPMTAKKGRASYLGERSVGHADPGAISSYYLIKALAEAVK, encoded by the coding sequence ATGGCGATTTCAAAACAACAAATCCTACAATGGCTTGAAAATTGTAATCAGGTGATGACTGAGCAACGAGATTTCCTCACACAGCTGGATACCGAAATCGGTGACGGTGATCACGGCTTAAATATGCAACGAGGTTTTAGTAAGGCGTTAGAAAAAGTTGCTACCGTAAGCGATAAAGATATCGGTACGATCTTAAAAACGGTCGGTATGACGTTACTCTCTCAAGTCGGCGGTGCAAGTGGACCTTTATACGGCACTTTATTTATCAAAGGTTCACAAGTTGCTAACGGTAAAGAACAACTAACTTTTGAAGAACTTGTTAGCGTCTTCAAAGCCGGCGTGGAAGGCATTGTTGCTCGTGGTCGTGCAGAACCGGGTGATAAAACTTTGTGTGACGTTTGGCTTCCGTTGCTTGATGAATTAGCCCAAGCGGATCACTCTCAGCCTGAAGGCGTTCTACTTAATCAAGCGGTCGAAAAAGCCGAAAATTTTGCAAAAGCCACCGTGCCGATGACAGCTAAAAAAGGGCGAGCCAGCTATTTAGGTGAACGTAGCGTTGGTCATGCAGATCCCGGTGCAATATCAAGCTATTATTTAATCAAAGCTTTAGCTGAAGCGGTTAAATAG
- the dhaK gene encoding dihydroxyacetone kinase subunit DhaK codes for MKKLINSIETVLQEQLAGFAKAHPTLVLNTEPTYVRRADAPVAGKVALISGGGSGHEPMHAGFVGKGMLDGACPGAIFTSPTPDQMFECGLNVDSGEGVLLLIKNYTGDVLNFETATELLADSGVKVATVLIDDDVAVKDSLYTAGRRGVANTVLLEKLLGAAADKGYNLSQLAKLGYKLNNAGHSIGIALSACTVPAAGKPSFTLAENEMEFGVGIHGEPGIERRPFENLDKTVRQMFETLIAHGDYERTVRRWDNDTQQWNEVLDKKQTLQKGDRVIALVNNLGAVPLSELYGVYNVLADCCEQFGLTIERNLVGSFCTSLDMQGVSITLLKVDDETLALWDAPVNTPALRWGE; via the coding sequence ATGAAAAAACTTATCAATTCAATCGAAACTGTCTTACAGGAACAGTTAGCCGGTTTTGCCAAAGCTCATCCTACCCTTGTTCTTAATACCGAACCGACTTATGTACGCCGAGCTGACGCACCGGTTGCCGGTAAAGTGGCATTGATTTCCGGCGGCGGGAGCGGACACGAACCGATGCACGCCGGTTTTGTTGGTAAGGGAATGTTAGACGGTGCTTGTCCGGGTGCTATTTTTACCTCTCCGACACCGGATCAAATGTTTGAATGCGGTTTAAATGTCGATAGCGGCGAAGGCGTGTTATTACTTATTAAAAATTATACCGGTGACGTTTTAAATTTTGAAACCGCAACCGAACTTCTTGCCGATAGTGGGGTAAAAGTTGCAACCGTATTAATTGATGATGATGTTGCAGTCAAAGACAGTTTATATACTGCCGGTCGCCGTGGCGTTGCCAATACCGTATTATTAGAAAAATTATTGGGTGCAGCGGCAGATAAAGGTTACAACTTATCGCAATTAGCCAAGTTAGGTTATAAGTTGAATAATGCCGGACATTCGATTGGCATTGCGCTTAGCGCTTGTACCGTACCGGCAGCCGGTAAACCGTCTTTCACTTTAGCCGAAAACGAAATGGAATTTGGCGTAGGGATTCACGGCGAACCGGGCATTGAACGCCGTCCATTTGAAAATCTGGATAAAACCGTACGCCAAATGTTTGAAACACTCATTGCACACGGCGATTATGAGCGTACTGTACGCCGTTGGGATAACGACACTCAACAATGGAACGAAGTGTTAGATAAAAAACAAACGTTACAAAAAGGCGATCGTGTGATTGCGTTAGTGAATAACTTAGGTGCGGTACCGCTTTCAGAATTATATGGTGTTTACAATGTGCTTGCCGATTGTTGTGAACAATTCGGTTTAACGATTGAGCGTAATTTGGTCGGTTCATTCTGTACCTCACTCGATATGCAAGGTGTTTCCATTACCTTACTAAAAGTCGATGATGAAACCTTAGCACTTTGGGATGCACCGGTTAATACGCCGGCATTACGTTGGGGAGAATAA
- the trxB gene encoding thioredoxin-disulfide reductase: MTVKHAKLLILGSGPAGYTAAVYAARANLNPVLVTGMQQGGQLTTTDEIENWPGEYEHTTGTGLMDKMLKHAEKFNTEIVFDHINSVDLSKRPFTLKGDINTFTCDALIIATGASAKYLGLPSEEAFKGKGVSACATCDGFFYRNKPVAVVGGGNTAVEEALYLANIASEVHLVHRRDSFRAEKILLGRLQKRVEEGKIILHTDRTVEEVLGDNMGVTGVRLASTKDESKEEIKADGFFVAIGHAPNTAIFDGQLELDNGYIKVKSGLEGNATATSVAGVFAAGDVMDHNYRQAITSAGTGCMAALDAERFLDALEA, from the coding sequence ATGACAGTTAAACACGCAAAACTTTTAATTTTAGGCTCAGGCCCGGCGGGCTATACCGCAGCCGTTTACGCCGCTCGTGCGAATTTAAATCCGGTATTAGTGACCGGTATGCAACAAGGCGGTCAATTAACCACCACCGATGAAATTGAAAACTGGCCGGGCGAGTATGAGCATACTACCGGTACCGGTTTAATGGATAAAATGCTGAAACACGCTGAAAAATTTAATACGGAAATCGTTTTCGACCACATCAATAGTGTAGATTTATCAAAGCGTCCGTTTACTTTAAAAGGCGATATTAATACCTTCACCTGTGATGCGTTAATTATCGCAACCGGTGCATCGGCAAAATATTTAGGTTTACCTTCTGAAGAAGCTTTTAAAGGCAAAGGCGTATCGGCTTGTGCGACTTGTGACGGTTTCTTCTATCGTAACAAACCGGTTGCGGTTGTTGGCGGCGGTAATACTGCGGTTGAAGAAGCGTTATATTTAGCCAATATCGCTAGTGAAGTACATTTAGTACACCGCCGTGACAGCTTCCGTGCCGAGAAAATTTTATTAGGTCGCTTACAGAAACGTGTGGAAGAAGGCAAAATTATTCTTCACACTGACAGAACGGTCGAAGAAGTGTTAGGCGATAATATGGGCGTAACCGGTGTGCGTTTAGCTTCAACCAAAGACGAGAGCAAAGAAGAAATTAAAGCGGATGGTTTCTTTGTCGCAATCGGTCACGCACCGAATACTGCCATTTTTGACGGTCAGCTTGAATTGGATAACGGTTACATTAAAGTGAAATCGGGCTTAGAAGGAAATGCGACCGCAACTAGCGTAGCAGGCGTATTTGCTGCCGGTGACGTTATGGATCATAACTATCGCCAAGCAATCACTTCAGCAGGTACAGGCTGTATGGCAGCGTTAGACGCAGAACGCTTCCTAGATGCGTTAGAAGCCTAA
- the kdsB gene encoding 3-deoxy-manno-octulosonate cytidylyltransferase produces the protein MNFTVIIPARYASSRLPRKPLLDIAGKPMIQHVWEKAQQAGATRVIIATDHPEIEATAKAFGAEVCMTSDQHNSGTERLAEVIEKMQIADNEIIVNVQGDEPLIPPVIVSQVAENLDRCQVNMATLAVKLTTKEELFNPNAVKALADKNGMALYFSRAPIPFARDHFADCDDAFVESQNYLRHIGIYAYRAGFVKQYVAWQPTQLEQLESLEQLRALWYGEKIHIELAKQAPQVGVDTQEDLERVRRILA, from the coding sequence ATGAATTTTACTGTGATTATTCCAGCTCGTTACGCTTCAAGCCGCTTACCTCGTAAACCGTTGTTAGATATTGCCGGTAAACCGATGATTCAACACGTGTGGGAAAAGGCGCAACAAGCCGGTGCAACACGTGTGATTATTGCGACTGATCATCCGGAGATTGAAGCAACCGCCAAAGCGTTTGGCGCGGAAGTGTGTATGACTTCGGATCAACATAATTCAGGCACGGAACGTTTAGCGGAAGTGATTGAAAAGATGCAGATTGCCGATAATGAAATTATCGTGAATGTACAAGGTGATGAGCCGCTGATCCCGCCGGTGATCGTCTCGCAAGTGGCGGAAAATTTAGATCGTTGCCAAGTGAATATGGCGACATTAGCGGTAAAATTAACCACCAAAGAAGAACTTTTCAATCCGAATGCCGTCAAAGCGCTGGCGGATAAAAACGGTATGGCACTCTATTTCTCTCGTGCGCCGATTCCGTTTGCCCGTGATCATTTCGCAGACTGTGATGACGCTTTTGTCGAAAGCCAAAATTACTTGCGCCATATTGGTATCTACGCATATCGTGCCGGCTTTGTAAAACAATACGTCGCTTGGCAACCGACGCAATTAGAGCAGTTGGAATCGTTAGAACAATTACGTGCATTATGGTACGGAGAAAAAATTCATATCGAACTTGCCAAACAAGCACCTCAAGTAGGAGTGGATACGCAAGAAGATTTGGAACGTGTTCGCCGAATTCTGGCTTAG
- a CDS encoding YidB family protein, with translation MLGNILGSIASSALSGGNGNQSTALQLIQALLQSQGGVEGVIAKLQQGGLDDLLKTWISADKENAPVSGEQIANVFGQENLQAAAQEAGVEEKDAGDLLAEFLPKIVDTLTLDGQLPDLQNLNTNDLLAQAAKGVLGKLFS, from the coding sequence ATGTTAGGAAACATTTTAGGCTCAATCGCATCATCTGCTTTAAGTGGCGGTAACGGCAATCAATCAACAGCACTTCAATTAATTCAAGCATTACTACAATCTCAAGGTGGTGTTGAAGGCGTAATCGCTAAATTACAACAAGGCGGTTTGGACGACCTATTAAAAACTTGGATCAGTGCGGATAAAGAAAACGCACCGGTATCAGGTGAGCAAATCGCAAATGTATTCGGTCAAGAAAACTTGCAAGCGGCGGCACAAGAAGCTGGCGTAGAAGAAAAAGATGCGGGTGATTTATTAGCGGAGTTTTTACCGAAAATCGTTGATACATTAACACTGGACGGTCAATTACCGGATCTACAAAACTTAAATACTAACGACCTACTAGCACAAGCTGCGAAAGGTGTGTTAGGTAAATTATTTAGCTAA